GAACTGGTCGACGCGAAGACCCCCGATCCGGCGGATTGGGAGCGGCAGTGCGCGTTCCTTCCCGTGAGCAGCTTCGCGCAAATCGCCCACGGTCTGGGTGCGCCATTGGGGCGGAAGCACGACTCCGTGCCGACGTAGCCGGCCGGCGGCCGCCCGAGTCTGCACCGCGCACCCTGACGTGCTATCCTTGTTCGATACCTGGTGAGGAGGCGAAGCAGGGACGTGTTCAATAACCCGTTTGGTTCGTTTCACGATACCGTTGCCGAAGCAAAGCAGGAACGGGAACAACTCGACCGGCTGCTGACGGTTTCCACACCGCGGGAGCGCCTGCTCGTCGTCGCCGTCGCGCTGTGGTTGTTCATCTTCGTGACGTGGCTCTTTCTTGGCAGCGTAACCCGCAGCCTCGCGGTGGACGGTGTGCTGGTCGACCCGGGCACAAACCTGTCCGAAGCGGGCCGGTCCGTGCAGGCGCTCGTCTGGATCGACAGCGACGTCGTGCCGGAGATCAGGGCAGGAATGCCGGCGGTGATGGAACTGGGTACGGCGGATGGAGAAGCGGACACAATAAGCGTGGAAGTCGCGGCGATTTCCGGCGTTCGCCCGTTCGAGGCTCCCGCGGCCTTCGAGTCTGCGGCGCCGGGATCCATGCACCGCCTCGATATCGCGCTGGACGAGAGCCTCGACCTTGCTTCCATTGTGGGCAGAGAATGCCGGATCGTCATCGAGATCGGTACGCAATCTCCGGTCGCATTCCTGCGGATGGGGCGGTCATGATATGACGCTGATCGCCTTCAGGGGGGTTGACGACAAGGCCGCACCGAGCTTCGAGAAACAGCGCGTAACCACGCCGATTCTGTTGCAGATGCACGCGTCGGAGTGTGGCGCGGCCTGCCTCGGCAGCATTCTCGCCTACTTCGGACGCTGGGTTTCGCTGGTGGAATTGCGGGAAAGATGCGAGGTGAGTCGGGACGGGAGCAGTGCGGCGAGCATCGCACGCGCGGCCAGGCACTACGGTCTCGAATGCAGTGGACTCAGCCTGCGTGCCGGTCAGCTGAAGAGGCTGCAGTTGCCTCTGATCGTGTTCTGGCAATTCAGCCATTTTGTTGTCCTCGAGGGGTTCGACGGTCGCCACTTCTATCTCAATGATCCGTCCACGGGGCGGCGCAGGCTCTCGGCGCAAGAGTTCGGCAAGGGCTACAGCGGAATTGCGCTGCGATTCAAGCGGGGCTCCGGTTTCGAACCCGGCGGCGAGCCGCCCGGATTGTACACGCAACTGGGCACGCTGCTCACCGGATCGCGGAGCGCGCTTGCCTGGGTAATTGCCTGCGGCCTCATGTTGACGCTGCTGGCCCTTGTTGTCCCCGCATCTCTAGGCGTTTTCGTGGACGATGTTCTGGAGAACCGGGGGCCCTGGGGCGGACTCGTGACGGCCCTGCTCGGCGGCGGTGTCCTCGTATACATCCTGTCCCTGCTCAAGCACCGGTTCCTGAAACGGTTCGCGATCCGGATTGCGGTGATGGGCTACAGTCGAGGCCTGTCGCGGCTGCTGCGGTTGCCGGTGGAGTTCTTCGAACACCGTCTCGTAGGCGATCTGACGGATCGAGTCTCGTCCATCGACAGAGTCGCGAGAAACCTGACGGAACAGTTTCTGGTGCTCATTGTCGACATGGCGATGAGCGCTGTGCTGCTCATTGCCATGTTGGCCTACGATGTCCGGCTCACGCTGGTTGTGCTGTTTCTGGCCCTTCTGCACGGCGTGCTGGCACACTTTCTCAATGGGCTCAGGGCGGTTCGAAGCCAGGCGATGAGGCGCGAACAGGGGCTCTTGATCGGCGTCGGCATGCAGATGCTGAATCATGCCGACAACCTGCGCATGACGGGATCGGACGACCGTTTCTTTTCGCAGTGGAGCGGCCATCAGGCGCGCGAACTGCAAGCGCGCCGGCGCTATTCCGCACTGGGCTCCGTCAATACCGCGCTCCCGGGCATGATCGCCGCACTTCGCGCCGCGGCGGTCCTGGGCATCGGGGGAAGCCTGGTCATGGCCGGAGAGATGACCCTGGGCACGCTGGTCGGGTTCTATATCCTGGCCGAGATGTTTCTGGCACCGGTTGGGCGCTTCCTGGAGTTCGCCGGGCAACGCCAGGCGCTCGAAACCGATCTGCAGCGACTCGAGGATATCTCCAAAGCGGCGGAAGACCCCACCTTCCGTCGCCGGAGTTCTCAGTCGGAGTCGCTTCCCACCTTCAACGGCCGACTCCAGCTCACCGGCCGGCTCGAGCTGCGAGACGTCAGCTTCGGCTTCAACAGGAGTCGGCCCGCTCTGATCAAGGACTTCAACCTCCTGATCAGGCCGGGGCAGCGGGTTGCCGTTGTCGGTCCCAGCGGTTCCGGCAAGTCGACCCTCGCGCGGCTGATTGCCGGTCTCTATCAGCCCTGGTCCGGCGAAATCCTGTTCGATGGCCACCCCCGCGATGAGATTCCCGAGGAGGTGCTGCGGCGGTCCATCTCCATGGTGGATCAGGAGGTCGTGCTCTTTTCCGCGTCCGTGCGCGACAACATCACCCTGTGGAACCCCGCCGTTCCGGATGAGGCCATCTTCGCGGCGACACGCGATGCCCAGATCCATGACGAAATCCTGCGTCGGCCGGACGGATATTCGACCCGGGTCGAGGAAGGCGGCGTGAATTTCAGCGGCGGCCAGCGCCAGCGGCTGGAGATCGCCCGGGGGCTGCTGGGCAATCCGACGCTGCTCATTCTGGATGAGGCGACCAGCGCCCTCGATGCCGCGACGGAGGAATACGTCGACGACGCCTTGCGACGCCGCGGTGTCACCTGCCTGATCGTGGCGCACCGGCTGAGCACCGTGCGGGACTGCGACGAGATCATCGTGCTCGACGGGGGTGTCGAAGTGCAGCGCGGGACGCACGACGAGCTGATCGCGGATCGGGACGGCACGTACTACAAGCTGGTCAAGTCCGGCTGATGCGGGACACCGCGCCGGGGCACACGTCCATCGCGGAACTCGCCGCCCTCTCCGGCGAGTCCGTGCCCTGCGCCGGCAACCTGCCGGTGAAGCTCGACGACCCGGACACTGTCTGGTTCATCGATCAGGGCGCCGTCAATCTGTTCCTGGTCGAATTCCAGGACGGGGTGGAGCAGGCGGCGCCGCAGCATCTGCTGCGCCGCGGATCGGGCTGGCTGCTACCGGGGGTCGCGCCGGACGGGCCACGCGATGACGATGACACCACGCTCAGCCTGATCGCCAAGGGATCGCCGGGCACCGTTCTGAAACGCCTGCCGGCCTCCGTGCTGTCCGACGCCGATCCGGCGGAGCTGGCGGAACAGACCGATACCTGGCTGACCGCGATTACCGACACACTCTCGCGTTTCGCGAGCCGCCTTCCGCGTCCGACTGCGCTGGCCAAACCCGGTCTGATGCGGACGCCGGCTCCCTGTACGCTGTCCGTACAGCGCGGCGTCGTATGGGTATCCGAACCGCCGCGCGGCACCGGCCTCTTCATGGACCTGGTCGACCCGGCGGACATCGTCGAGGCGGGCGGCCCACACGAAGC
The nucleotide sequence above comes from Gammaproteobacteria bacterium. Encoded proteins:
- a CDS encoding ATP-binding cassette domain-containing protein codes for the protein MTLIAFRGVDDKAAPSFEKQRVTTPILLQMHASECGAACLGSILAYFGRWVSLVELRERCEVSRDGSSAASIARAARHYGLECSGLSLRAGQLKRLQLPLIVFWQFSHFVVLEGFDGRHFYLNDPSTGRRRLSAQEFGKGYSGIALRFKRGSGFEPGGEPPGLYTQLGTLLTGSRSALAWVIACGLMLTLLALVVPASLGVFVDDVLENRGPWGGLVTALLGGGVLVYILSLLKHRFLKRFAIRIAVMGYSRGLSRLLRLPVEFFEHRLVGDLTDRVSSIDRVARNLTEQFLVLIVDMAMSAVLLIAMLAYDVRLTLVVLFLALLHGVLAHFLNGLRAVRSQAMRREQGLLIGVGMQMLNHADNLRMTGSDDRFFSQWSGHQARELQARRRYSALGSVNTALPGMIAALRAAAVLGIGGSLVMAGEMTLGTLVGFYILAEMFLAPVGRFLEFAGQRQALETDLQRLEDISKAAEDPTFRRRSSQSESLPTFNGRLQLTGRLELRDVSFGFNRSRPALIKDFNLLIRPGQRVAVVGPSGSGKSTLARLIAGLYQPWSGEILFDGHPRDEIPEEVLRRSISMVDQEVVLFSASVRDNITLWNPAVPDEAIFAATRDAQIHDEILRRPDGYSTRVEEGGVNFSGGQRQRLEIARGLLGNPTLLILDEATSALDAATEEYVDDALRRRGVTCLIVAHRLSTVRDCDEIIVLDGGVEVQRGTHDELIADRDGTYYKLVKSG